In one Ornithinimicrobium pratense genomic region, the following are encoded:
- a CDS encoding (deoxy)nucleoside triphosphate pyrophosphohydrolase has product MPARPHQPCVLVSAVALVDDLSRPTRVLAARRTRPASLAGGWEFPGGKVEPGETSAHAARREVQEELGLRVRLGERVGPGAWTLSTTAVMDLWWATALPGEPWPRPLQDHDQVRWLTLKDLFEVAWLTADLPIVEHLAGLLHTPCS; this is encoded by the coding sequence ATGCCAGCGCGCCCGCACCAGCCCTGCGTCTTGGTCTCGGCCGTGGCCCTGGTCGACGACCTCTCCCGCCCCACCCGGGTCCTGGCCGCACGGCGGACCCGGCCCGCCTCGTTGGCGGGCGGTTGGGAGTTCCCCGGGGGCAAGGTGGAGCCCGGCGAGACCTCCGCGCACGCCGCGCGCCGGGAGGTGCAGGAGGAGCTCGGCCTGCGGGTGCGCCTGGGGGAGCGGGTCGGCCCGGGCGCCTGGACCCTGTCGACCACCGCCGTGATGGACCTGTGGTGGGCCACCGCGCTGCCTGGAGAGCCCTGGCCCAGGCCCCTGCAGGACCACGACCAGGTGCGGTGGCTGACCCTTAAGGACCTGTTCGAGGTGGCCTGGCTGACCGCCGACCTGCCCATCGTCGAGCACCTCGCCGGCCTGCTGCATACCCCTTGCTCCTGA